A stretch of Planococcus citri chromosome 5, ihPlaCitr1.1, whole genome shotgun sequence DNA encodes these proteins:
- the LOC135847232 gene encoding protein toll-like, with amino-acid sequence MNRTFGTWLLCQYILSALLITSVKSSSNAEYCKCTLESCVNFKYMYECKLPFVPDSKITVGMNVNNEVKKVNMKEVDIITINCWNNNKPDYIELIKNLSVRGTEKVKYFEIYNCSIPNVPFVEIFNVFKATNVTYLELISAKITSDLKESHFEGLSNLKLLHLKKNFDHLPETVFNKIPTLVELQIINNPALKSLPSGIFEQLKQLTNLNLSENNLSSVDGNIFKSMPKLKELYLHNNKLVDLPGSAFSNLTELTKLTLHTNKIQTLNDGTFDDLKQLQDLSLHENELLKVPEKPFINNSNLKSIRMEAAFHENFTGLPSEFFANLKMLKLLYLDKNHLSHLPAGLFRNLTSLRQLRLNFNKISQLDDKLFYDLVNLQQLYLRGNNLTLFTTNHMNGLLRLTHLDLSMNKLTMENDSKSLYSTIDRCCENLENLILSDNLVTRVFEDWTFYLPALKKLDLSNNRISSLKTEDFHFRESTTTDVIFKNNTITSININEAELDKYKRKTSITFDIGRNPLKCDCNALSLAQYLHLLDSNKTILIKLKADELICDTHYRLKQVPINNISSLTEFKCSISEGCPEDCDCYTRPYDTTIEVNCTSKNQIEFPNSLPKVPEGYGVELLYTNNNLTSTRGLQNLIDHDYNVTTIALSHNRLEQFDVNELPKGLKVMELHNNNLKYLNGTIFGQGERKDFTNLTFHENPWECNCALSDLWNFIDRTKSLIDNSKIKCNDDRPFSKLSIEDFCSHSNTYILICVSLAILGLLIATVTVLYYKFEQEIRVLMFKYKICLWLVSEEVVDKDKPYDAFVSYSQKDEHFVRTVLVPGLENNGEYNYKLCVHYRDFKVGEFIPSQVVQSVENSRRTIIILSPHFLKSVWGRMEFRTAHLKAIKEGCARVIIIMLEDVTREKLDPELKTYITMNTYVECGDPLFWDKLKYALPHPQRIFKKKYKHAEPEVCLKLYDREKEAMQASDG; translated from the exons ATGAACAGAACTTTCGGAACTTGGTTGCTGTGTCAGTACATTTTATCAGCTCTGTTAATTACTTCGGTAAAGTCAAGTTCTAATGCTGAATACTGCAAATGTACACTGGAATCTTGTGTTAACTTTAAATACATGTACGAATGCAAACTGCCCTTTGTTCCTGATTCAAAAATTACAGTCGGAATGAATGTAAATAACGAAGTAAAAAAAGTCAATATGAAGGAGGTAGATATAATAACAATCAACTGTTGGAACAACAACAAACCTGATTACATTGAATTGATTAAAAACCTATCTGTTCGCGGAACTGAAAAggtcaaatattttgaaatatacaATTGTTCCATACCAAATGTACcgttcgttgaaattttcaacgttttcaaagCCACAAATGTCACATACTTGGAATTAATTTCAGCGAAAATAACCAGTGATCTTAAGGAATCTCATTTCGAGGGCCTCAGTAATCTGAAGttattgcatttaaaaaaaaacttcgaccATTTACCCGAAACCGTCTTCAATAAAATCCCTACCTTGGTAGAATTGCAGATAATAAACAACCCTGCGCTGAAATCCTTGCCCAGTGGAATATTCGAACAACTAAAACAACTTACAAATCTCAAtctttctgaaaataatttaagcAGCGTagatggaaatattttcaaatccatgcccaaattgaaagaattatatTTACACAATAACAAACTAGTCGACCTGCCGGGCTCTGCATTCAGTAATTTGACTGAGCTAACTAAACTCACCCTGCACACGAATAAAATACAGACTTTGAATGATGGTACTTTCGATGATTTAAAACAGCTGCAAGATCTATCCTTGCACGAAAATGAACTGCTTAAAGTACCCGAAAAACCATTCATAaataattcaaacttgaaatctaTTAGAATGGAAGCAGCCTTTCATGAGAATTTTACGGGATTACCATCTGAATTCTTCGCTAACCTGAAAATGCTTAAGCTGCTGTACCTAGATAAAAATCATTTATCTCATTTGCCCGCTGGACTATTTCGGAACCTTACTAGTCTTCGGCAATTGCgcctcaatttcaataaaatctcTCAATTGGACGAtaaattattttatgatttggtAAACCTCCAGCAGCTTTATCTACGCGGCAATAATCTAACTTTGTTCACAAC GAATCATATGAACGGCTTACTGAGACTGACTCATTTGGATTTGAGTATGAATAAACTAACAATGGAAAACGATTCAAAGTCTTTATATTCAACCATAGACAGATGCTGCGagaatttagaaaatttaatctTGAGCGATAATCTGGTGACGAGAGTATTCGAAGACTGGACTTTTTATTTGCCTGCTCTCAAAAAACTGGACCTCAGCAATAATAGAATTAGTAGTCTAAAG acggaagattttcattttcgtgaaaGTACAACTACTGATGTGATCTTTAAAAATAACACAATAACGAGCATAAACATAAATGAAGCTGAATTAGATAAATACAAGCGAAAAACGAGCATAACATTTGACATAGGCCGTAATCCGCTGAAATGCGACTGTAATGCTCTAAGTTTGGCGCAGTACTTGCACTTATTGGATAGCAACAAAAcaatattaataaaattgaaagctgACGAATTGATCTGTGATACACATTATCGGTTAAAGCAAGTACCAATCAACAATATTTCTTCTTTAACCGAGTTTAAATGCTCCATTTCAGAAGGATGTCCAGAAGACTGTGATTGTTATACTAGACCATATGATACAACTATTGAAGTCAATTGTACTTCTAAAAACCAAATAGAATTTCCAAACAGCCTCCCCAAGGTACCAGAGGGCTACGGCGTTGAATTATTATacacaaataataatttaacATCAACTCGAGGATTACAGAATTTAATCGACCATGATTACAACGTAACCACGATAGCGTTGTCTCACAATCGACTGGAACAATTCGATGTGAATGAATTACCAAAAGGATTAAAA GTTATGGAGCTTCACAACAACAATCTGAAATATTTAAATGGAACAATATTTGGACAAGGGGAGAGGAAAGACTTTACGAATCtaacttttcatgaaaatccaTGGGAATGTAACTGTGCTTTGTCGGATTTGTGGAATTTTATCGATCGAACCAAATCGCTG ATAGATAACTCGAAAATAAAATGCAACGACGACCGTCCTTTTTCAAAACTCAGCATAGAAGATTTTTGCAGTCACTCAAACACTTACATTTTAATTTGCGTCAGCTTAGCTATATTAGGACTGCTGATTGCTACCGTTACAGTTTTATACTACAAATTCGAACAGGAGATCCGCGTGTTGATGTTCAAGTATAAAATTTGCCTTTGGCTAGTCTCCGAAGAGGTTGTAGATAAGGATAAACCATATGACGCTTTTGTGAGCTACTCGCAGAAAGATGAACATTTCGTTAGAACAGTTTTAGTACCTGGATTGGAGAACAACGGCGAGTACAATTACAAATTATGCGTTCACTACAGGGACTTCAAAGTTGGTGAATTTATTCCTAGTCAAGTCGTGCAAAGCGTAGAAAACTCCAGACGAACGATCATAATACTGAGTCCACATTTCTTGAAAAGTGTTTGGGGTCGAATGGAATTCAGAACGGCGCATTTAAAGGCTATTAAAGAAGGCTGTGCTAGGGTAATCATCATTATGCTCGAAGATGTCACTAGGGAAAAACTCGATCCGGAGTTGAAAACTTATATTACAATGAACACGTACGTGGAATGCGGCGATCCGTTATTCTGGGATAAATTGAAGTACGCTTTGCCTCATCCTCAAAGGATTTTCAAGAAGAAATACAAACACGCAGAACCGGAAGTGTGTTTGAAATTATACGACAGGGAGAAGGAGGCGATGCAGGCTAGTGATGGTTGA